A region from the Dehalococcoides mccartyi CG5 genome encodes:
- a CDS encoding molybdopterin-dependent oxidoreductase, which produces MNKEKPEKNPSGGITRANFIKVSALLGGTALLSGCDLGTKPRRILGSSDYPLSKAEDIIYSTCQQCATQCSIKVKLIDGVIAKVDGNPFSPWNMMPHLDYKTPVTTSAFTDASICPKGHSGAQTSYDPFRLVKVIKRDGPRGSNKWISIPFAQAIDEIANGGKLFSNVPGEENRTVEGLKDIWALRSPEITKAIKNDITAIWAEKDATKKSALVAVFKEKHKDYLDKFIDPNHPDLGTKNNGFCFMFGRTQGGRVDFIKRFTNDAMGSVNAHGHTAVCQGSLFQSAKALSAQFDSGTGSFSEGEKFYWMADIGKSEFVIFTGASPFEASFGPTSRSMRISEGLDTGRMKYAVVDPRFSKAASKAWKWLPAKPGTEGALALALIRWIFDNSRYDARYLANANKAAADADGEPTWSGSSWLVKIDAAGRAARLLRASDIGLEQGNFSFDTPLVMKQGQFTRFDPNDKVNAVEGELLVDTTVNGLRVKSSLQILRDEASSHTIEEWAEICGVKADDLAEIASEFTSHGKKAAADIHRGVSQHTNGFYNSLAWWNLNMLIGNYDWQGGMLKGSAYDIKGGKAGGPFNLGQMRPGALTPSGVNIVRHGNIYEDTTLYQSTGYPAKRNWYPLSEDIYQEVIPSAGDAYPYPIKALFLHMGSPVYVVPAGHTALEFLTDPEKLPLLVVTDIVVSETSMYADYIFPDLTNMERWEFAGSQNTIPFKSQPVRQPAIAPLVETVKVFGQDMPLSMETMLLGLAEEMGLPGFGPDGLGQGIPLSHFDDLYLRMAANLAFGEKADGSDAVPDADEEEIRIFTQARRHMPDNIYNLERWSSLAGENWPKVVYMLNRGGRFQDYEGGYPADQQLGNKYGRLFNVFLEKTTEVKNSQTGESIPGHACYITAGRDCYGQELNDEKNGYDLSLITYREIARTPTTASNYYLNPLLPENTILINQQDADRLGLTETDIVRVVSESNPKGVWNLRNGQEWPMNAKLSIMQGIRPGVIAFSLGYGHFAYGGLDITIDGQLIPGETKRTKGVNANAAMRVDPHLKNTCLVDTVGGSAVFYDTKVRLEKVNT; this is translated from the coding sequence ATGAATAAAGAAAAACCAGAAAAGAACCCCTCAGGCGGCATAACCCGGGCTAATTTTATAAAGGTTTCAGCTCTGCTGGGAGGAACTGCCCTGCTGTCCGGCTGCGACCTGGGTACAAAACCCAGACGGATACTGGGCAGCAGTGATTACCCTTTATCCAAGGCTGAAGATATTATCTACAGTACCTGCCAGCAGTGTGCCACCCAATGCAGTATAAAGGTAAAACTGATTGACGGCGTTATTGCCAAAGTAGACGGAAACCCGTTCAGTCCGTGGAATATGATGCCCCATCTGGACTACAAAACCCCGGTAACAACATCTGCCTTCACTGATGCAAGTATCTGCCCCAAAGGGCATTCGGGTGCCCAAACATCATATGACCCGTTCCGTCTGGTAAAAGTAATAAAACGTGACGGCCCCCGAGGCTCCAACAAATGGATAAGCATTCCCTTTGCCCAGGCAATAGATGAAATAGCCAACGGAGGCAAACTGTTTTCAAACGTGCCCGGTGAAGAAAACCGGACAGTTGAAGGTTTAAAAGATATCTGGGCACTGCGTTCCCCCGAAATAACAAAAGCCATCAAGAATGATATAACCGCTATCTGGGCTGAAAAAGACGCAACCAAAAAGTCAGCTCTGGTTGCGGTTTTCAAAGAGAAGCATAAAGATTATCTGGATAAATTTATAGACCCCAACCACCCTGACCTGGGGACGAAGAACAATGGCTTCTGCTTTATGTTCGGGCGGACACAGGGTGGACGGGTAGATTTCATCAAGCGTTTTACAAATGACGCCATGGGCTCTGTAAATGCTCACGGGCATACCGCCGTCTGCCAGGGTAGCCTTTTTCAATCAGCCAAAGCCCTAAGTGCCCAGTTTGATTCCGGCACGGGGTCATTTTCAGAAGGCGAAAAGTTTTACTGGATGGCCGACATAGGCAAGAGTGAATTTGTTATTTTTACCGGAGCGTCCCCCTTTGAGGCCAGCTTTGGCCCGACCAGCCGCTCCATGCGGATAAGTGAAGGCTTGGATACAGGACGAATGAAATATGCCGTAGTTGACCCGCGTTTCTCCAAAGCCGCTTCCAAGGCATGGAAATGGCTTCCGGCCAAACCCGGTACTGAAGGGGCACTGGCACTGGCTTTAATCCGCTGGATATTTGATAACAGCCGCTATGACGCCAGATATCTGGCAAATGCCAACAAAGCCGCCGCTGATGCAGACGGAGAACCTACCTGGAGCGGTTCCAGCTGGCTGGTGAAGATAGATGCCGCCGGCAGAGCTGCCAGACTGCTAAGGGCTTCGGATATCGGTTTGGAACAGGGCAATTTCAGCTTTGATACTCCGCTGGTTATGAAACAGGGTCAGTTTACCCGGTTTGATCCCAACGATAAAGTAAATGCAGTTGAAGGTGAGCTTCTGGTAGATACCACTGTAAACGGTTTGCGGGTGAAAAGCAGCCTGCAAATACTCCGTGACGAAGCTTCCAGCCATACGATAGAGGAATGGGCGGAAATCTGCGGAGTAAAGGCAGATGACCTTGCCGAAATAGCCAGTGAATTTACCAGCCACGGCAAAAAAGCGGCGGCAGATATCCACCGGGGTGTCAGCCAGCATACCAACGGTTTTTACAACTCCCTTGCCTGGTGGAACCTGAATATGCTGATAGGCAACTATGACTGGCAGGGCGGCATGCTAAAGGGCTCTGCCTATGATATCAAGGGCGGCAAAGCCGGCGGGCCGTTCAATCTGGGACAAATGAGACCCGGTGCGCTTACACCCTCCGGAGTAAACATTGTCAGACACGGAAATATCTACGAAGATACCACTCTTTACCAGAGCACAGGTTACCCGGCTAAGCGAAACTGGTATCCCCTTTCGGAAGATATTTATCAGGAGGTTATTCCTTCTGCCGGAGATGCCTATCCCTACCCTATCAAAGCCCTTTTCCTGCACATGGGTTCACCTGTTTACGTAGTCCCAGCCGGGCATACTGCTCTGGAATTCCTGACGGACCCGGAGAAACTGCCCCTGCTGGTTGTTACCGACATTGTCGTAAGTGAAACCTCCATGTATGCAGATTACATTTTCCCGGATCTGACCAACATGGAACGCTGGGAATTTGCCGGCAGCCAAAATACTATTCCCTTCAAATCCCAGCCGGTCAGGCAACCCGCCATTGCCCCTTTGGTGGAAACAGTAAAGGTTTTCGGTCAGGATATGCCCCTGTCCATGGAAACCATGCTGCTGGGTCTGGCGGAAGAAATGGGTTTGCCGGGATTCGGGCCTGACGGGCTGGGACAAGGTATACCCCTTAGCCACTTTGATGACCTCTACCTGAGAATGGCTGCCAATCTGGCCTTCGGGGAAAAAGCTGACGGCTCTGATGCAGTACCTGATGCAGACGAAGAAGAAATACGAATATTTACCCAAGCCAGACGCCATATGCCGGATAATATTTATAACCTTGAACGCTGGAGCAGTTTGGCAGGCGAAAACTGGCCAAAAGTTGTATACATGCTGAACCGGGGCGGCCGCTTCCAGGACTATGAAGGGGGTTATCCTGCCGATCAGCAGCTGGGCAACAAATATGGCCGCCTGTTCAATGTGTTTTTGGAAAAAACCACCGAAGTTAAAAATTCGCAAACGGGTGAGTCCATTCCCGGTCATGCCTGCTACATTACGGCTGGACGTGACTGTTACGGACAGGAACTGAATGACGAAAAGAACGGATATGACCTGAGCTTAATCACTTACAGAGAGATTGCACGCACCCCCACCACCGCCAGCAACTATTATCTGAACCCCCTGCTGCCGGAAAACACTATCCTTATTAACCAGCAGGATGCAGACAGGTTGGGGCTGACTGAGACAGATATAGTCAGGGTGGTTTCCGAGAGCAATCCGAAGGGTGTCTGGAACCTGCGGAATGGCCAGGAGTGGCCCATGAACGCCAAGCTCAGCATTATGCAGGGTATCCGCCCCGGAGTGATAGCCTTTTCACTGGGGTACGGCCACTTTGCCTACGGCGGACTGGATATTACCATTGACGGCCAGTTGATTCCGGGCGAGACAAAACGAACCAAGGGTGTAAACGCCAACGCCGCCATGAGGGTAGACCCGCACCTGAAAAATACCTGTCTGGTTGATACCGTTGGGGGCAGTGCCGTTTTTTACGATACCAAGGTCAGACTGGAAAAAGTTAATACCTAA
- a CDS encoding Mrp/NBP35 family ATP-binding protein, with amino-acid sequence MSIEPEIRETLGKINVAASGRTLANLNLLRDIEVKPDKIKISVAGAGLSASSQQILRQDISLCLKPLLNKQTLEIEYISVPLNELNHVKKVVAVMSGKGGVGKSLITGLCAVALNRQGYRVGILDADITGSSIPKMFGANQHLAGNEEAILPAQSRAGISLVSTNLLLTNQDDAVIWRGPLISKMINQFWDDVLWGELDYMVVDLPPGTSDASLTVLQSLPISGILVVFTPQGLVEMVARKAVSMAEKMGKPIIGLVENMAYLKVPELDKKIEVFGTGHGEELAKSIGVPFIGQMPLDPALAALCDSGDIEKYQHPLLDELEGAISRS; translated from the coding sequence ATGTCTATTGAGCCTGAAATAAGGGAAACTCTGGGTAAAATAAATGTAGCCGCCAGCGGACGCACACTGGCAAACCTTAATCTTTTACGGGATATTGAGGTTAAGCCCGATAAAATAAAAATAAGTGTAGCCGGAGCCGGTTTATCAGCAAGCAGCCAGCAAATTTTGCGGCAGGATATAAGCCTGTGTCTAAAGCCGCTGCTTAATAAACAAACGCTGGAGATTGAATATATTTCCGTGCCCTTAAATGAACTCAACCATGTTAAGAAAGTAGTAGCCGTTATGAGCGGCAAGGGCGGTGTAGGCAAATCACTTATAACCGGTCTGTGTGCAGTGGCCTTAAACCGGCAAGGATACAGGGTGGGTATACTAGATGCTGACATAACCGGTTCCAGCATACCCAAAATGTTTGGTGCAAACCAGCACCTTGCGGGAAATGAGGAAGCTATTTTGCCGGCTCAATCCCGTGCGGGTATTTCTCTGGTTTCTACCAATTTGTTATTAACCAATCAGGATGACGCTGTTATCTGGCGCGGGCCTCTTATTTCCAAGATGATTAACCAGTTCTGGGATGATGTGCTCTGGGGCGAGCTGGATTATATGGTAGTTGATTTGCCTCCCGGAACCAGTGATGCATCCCTGACGGTATTACAGTCGCTTCCTATTTCGGGTATTCTGGTGGTATTTACTCCGCAAGGTTTGGTGGAGATGGTAGCCCGAAAGGCTGTCAGTATGGCGGAGAAAATGGGGAAACCCATTATCGGTTTAGTGGAGAATATGGCTTACCTGAAAGTCCCCGAACTGGATAAAAAGATTGAAGTCTTCGGAACAGGGCATGGGGAGGAACTGGCAAAGTCAATAGGCGTGCCTTTTATAGGGCAAATGCCTTTGGATCCAGCTCTGGCGGCTTTGTGTGACAGCGGGGATATTGAAAAATACCAGCACCCTCTGCTGGATGAATTGGAAGGAGCTATATCCCGGTCATAA
- a CDS encoding DegV family protein — protein MTIKIVTDSTADLPADIVKNLGITVVPLYVHFGNEVFRDGVDINKETFFDRLAHGGIHPKTSQPSPEDFANVYRELAKDNATGIVSIHISSKFSGTYQSAMEGAKISGVSCPIEVIDSRLLSMGMGLVIKAAAIASRSGKKLGEVVEDCKNNIPKIKLMGFFDTLRYVQVGGRLGKAKILMGSLLGVKPVLTVADGEYQPCGRVRNTGKGLERLVEFAKTGKNIVDMSVIHSTTPETAHKLAEMLSDIFPKDQTIIAQLGAVLGTHGGPGTLWVAYKEA, from the coding sequence ATGACTATCAAAATAGTAACTGACAGCACAGCTGATTTACCGGCTGATATAGTAAAAAATCTGGGTATTACGGTTGTACCTCTGTATGTCCATTTTGGAAACGAAGTATTCCGTGACGGAGTGGATATAAACAAGGAAACTTTCTTTGACCGGCTGGCCCACGGCGGTATTCACCCCAAAACTTCCCAGCCCAGCCCCGAAGATTTTGCCAACGTTTACCGCGAACTGGCCAAAGATAACGCCACCGGCATTGTATCCATACACATTTCTTCCAAATTCAGCGGCACTTACCAGTCTGCGATGGAGGGTGCCAAAATCTCAGGGGTAAGCTGCCCGATAGAGGTTATAGATTCCCGCCTGCTTTCCATGGGCATGGGGCTTGTTATAAAGGCCGCCGCCATTGCCTCCCGTTCAGGCAAAAAACTGGGTGAGGTTGTGGAAGACTGCAAAAACAATATCCCCAAGATAAAACTGATGGGATTTTTTGATACCCTGCGTTACGTTCAGGTAGGCGGACGGCTGGGCAAAGCCAAAATCCTGATGGGCTCCCTGCTGGGTGTTAAACCTGTTCTGACAGTGGCAGACGGAGAATACCAGCCCTGCGGGCGGGTTCGCAATACCGGCAAAGGTCTGGAACGCTTGGTGGAATTTGCCAAAACAGGGAAAAATATCGTAGATATGAGCGTAATCCATTCCACCACTCCGGAAACCGCCCATAAACTGGCTGAGATGCTTAGTGATATTTTCCCCAAAGACCAAACCATCATTGCCCAGCTGGGCGCGGTCCTAGGCACTCACGGCGGACCCGGCACTCTCTGGGTGGCCTATAAAGAAGCCTGA
- a CDS encoding ferritin family protein has product MPEFGSPFSGMAKGQPLSNEELIRAIRFMVAAEYEAIQLYMQLAESTTNRLAIEVLRDIANEEKVHAGEFLRLLKELAPDEENFYADGAKEVEEEIEKRKNK; this is encoded by the coding sequence ATGCCAGAGTTTGGATCACCCTTTTCCGGAATGGCTAAAGGCCAACCCCTAAGTAACGAAGAGCTTATACGGGCGATAAGATTTATGGTAGCAGCCGAATATGAAGCGATACAGCTTTATATGCAACTAGCCGAATCCACTACCAACAGGCTAGCCATAGAAGTACTCCGGGATATTGCCAATGAAGAAAAGGTGCACGCCGGTGAATTTCTCAGACTCTTAAAGGAACTTGCCCCTGACGAAGAGAATTTTTACGCTGATGGAGCAAAGGAAGTCGAAGAGGAAATAGAGAAACGCAAGAACAAATAA
- the nrfD gene encoding NrfD/PsrC family molybdoenzyme membrane anchor subunit, with amino-acid sequence MNWKRIALGILILSLAAGVWGFLMLLNNGQQMLGLGSFVVWGLWMALYVFFASTAAGMFFIASLDLLFKVKTFAGTGKIFMLASLASLGAGLIHILINEGRPERVMNVFLHPNFDSVLAWSVWIYTLIALATAAILLVLFIPQKRLPFRKEPVIKWLMILGFPVAVIASGAVGFTLSTQSSHSFWSVGLFPVLFPIFGMSAGFALSRIIVALYGDKTSPGYPRLAKTMAISTIALLLSITYIIGSVLFVGIYDATPPTIEAANYIMFGQYWYGFWIVQIGLGIVVALGALIKVLSKPGLSKKPAWGLTIGVLVLLGAAVARLNFIIPAQIVAGADFLSSPIIDSRYIDSYIPTLPEWALSAGITAAVILAFYIIAKMMKLIPVRIGNEETGDE; translated from the coding sequence ATGAATTGGAAAAGGATAGCACTGGGTATATTGATCCTTTCCCTTGCTGCCGGAGTCTGGGGGTTCCTGATGCTCCTCAACAATGGTCAGCAGATGCTCGGACTGGGCAGTTTCGTAGTTTGGGGCTTGTGGATGGCACTCTATGTATTTTTTGCCAGTACCGCAGCCGGTATGTTTTTTATAGCATCTCTGGATCTGCTTTTTAAAGTCAAAACTTTTGCCGGTACCGGCAAAATATTCATGCTGGCTTCACTAGCCAGCTTGGGTGCAGGTCTGATCCATATTCTTATCAACGAAGGCCGCCCTGAACGGGTTATGAACGTATTTTTACACCCTAACTTTGATTCAGTGCTGGCTTGGTCCGTCTGGATTTATACCCTTATTGCCCTGGCTACAGCCGCAATTTTGCTGGTTCTATTTATACCTCAAAAACGCTTACCCTTCCGCAAAGAACCCGTAATAAAATGGCTGATGATTCTGGGCTTTCCGGTAGCGGTCATTGCCAGTGGTGCGGTAGGTTTTACCCTTAGCACCCAATCCTCCCACTCCTTCTGGAGTGTGGGGCTTTTCCCGGTACTCTTCCCCATCTTCGGTATGTCGGCCGGATTTGCTCTCTCGCGCATAATAGTCGCCTTGTATGGAGATAAAACCAGCCCCGGTTACCCGCGTCTGGCCAAAACCATGGCTATCTCCACCATCGCCCTGTTGCTCTCCATTACGTACATTATAGGTTCGGTTCTTTTTGTAGGCATATATGACGCCACCCCGCCGACTATTGAAGCCGCCAACTATATAATGTTCGGTCAATACTGGTATGGATTCTGGATAGTTCAGATAGGTCTGGGCATTGTGGTGGCTTTGGGTGCTTTGATAAAAGTCTTATCCAAACCTGGTTTATCCAAAAAACCTGCCTGGGGTCTTACCATAGGTGTGCTGGTACTACTGGGAGCGGCTGTAGCCCGTTTGAACTTTATCATTCCGGCCCAAATAGTGGCCGGGGCAGACTTTTTGTCCAGCCCCATCATAGATAGCAGATACATAGACAGTTATATCCCCACCCTGCCCGAATGGGCACTTTCAGCGGGCATTACTGCCGCCGTCATTCTGGCCTTTTACATTATTGCCAAGATGATGAAACTGATACCTGTCAGAATTGGAAATGAGGAAACCGGTGATGAATAA
- a CDS encoding 4Fe-4S dicluster domain-containing protein: MTDKGKKGTTRSTHPPTRRDFIKSSGGVLGLAAITKLDERTQNFSAAVAPPSTVSFPPEETAFIPNSTKEDPLIRMQAELRRAMQKPAAERHWAMVINLRKCVGCHACTEACVSENKLPPGVIYRFVMDEEIGQYPNVSRRFTPRPCMHCDNPPCTQVCPVGATFKQADGTVVIDYQRCIGCRFCIVACPYTARTMDYGDNYLEDEPEDSGLVLGYEQGGVWQSASNFEYGNEHSRTPKRDSPIGNARKCHFCLHRLEKGMLPACVTTCIGRVNYFGDSNDPDSLVSELIANPGIIQLKSELGTDPSVYYLF; the protein is encoded by the coding sequence ATGACAGATAAAGGCAAAAAAGGAACCACCCGGTCAACCCACCCGCCCACACGCAGGGATTTTATAAAAAGTTCCGGCGGCGTGCTGGGACTAGCGGCAATAACCAAGCTGGACGAACGCACTCAAAATTTTTCGGCAGCTGTGGCACCACCCTCTACAGTAAGCTTCCCTCCTGAAGAAACAGCCTTTATCCCCAACTCTACCAAGGAAGACCCGTTAATCCGCATGCAGGCAGAACTTCGCCGGGCAATGCAAAAACCGGCCGCAGAACGCCACTGGGCTATGGTAATCAACCTGCGGAAGTGTGTCGGCTGCCATGCCTGCACCGAAGCCTGTGTTTCAGAAAACAAGCTCCCTCCGGGGGTAATATACCGTTTCGTTATGGACGAGGAAATAGGCCAGTACCCAAACGTTTCCAGACGCTTCACTCCCCGTCCCTGTATGCACTGTGACAATCCCCCTTGTACCCAAGTCTGCCCGGTGGGTGCTACCTTTAAACAGGCAGACGGGACAGTGGTTATTGACTACCAGCGCTGTATAGGCTGCCGTTTTTGCATCGTAGCCTGTCCCTATACCGCCCGAACTATGGATTACGGTGACAACTATCTGGAAGACGAACCTGAAGATTCCGGCCTGGTGCTGGGTTATGAGCAAGGCGGAGTCTGGCAAAGCGCCTCCAATTTTGAATATGGCAACGAACATTCGCGCACACCCAAACGGGATTCGCCTATCGGCAATGCCCGCAAATGCCATTTCTGCCTGCACCGTCTGGAAAAGGGCATGTTGCCGGCCTGTGTTACCACCTGTATCGGCCGGGTAAACTACTTCGGTGACTCCAATGACCCCGACAGTCTGGTTTCGGAACTTATAGCCAATCCGGGCATTATCCAGCTTAAATCAGAGTTGGGCACTGACCCCTCAGTTTATTATTTATTTTAA
- a CDS encoding NTP transferase domain-containing protein — translation MNLIITGEVGSGKSSHCQRYAKHLQECGFKTGGVICRPVFQETTKTGYKVTDIRTSAETIFSLTHPPAEFTGEKVGKYSICQSGLSFAGKAIQEAIQTGCTVIFLDEIGHLEIAGKGLAEHARLAYQKAPHTISVVRKSLLSKFLAAFAPDKSNNIFVIQDTQTDTDIHTHYFENRADTVDISCIILAGGKSTRLGSNKVTATLNSQTLLERAIANLAGYGDEILVVTAYSKTDDKTRQLAGIKIIQDILPDKGPLAGIYSGLMASNSPLNLVIACDMPFINRPLLEYMRAQAEGYEAVVPRLAQRPEPLHAIYSKSAGEKALGLINEGKFAVSDLLACLKTRYIEEAEINRFDPEHRSFFNINRPEDLEKARNIAETKSI, via the coding sequence GTGAACCTTATTATCACCGGAGAGGTGGGCAGCGGTAAAAGCTCACATTGCCAAAGATATGCTAAACACCTGCAGGAGTGCGGTTTTAAAACCGGTGGTGTGATTTGCCGGCCTGTGTTTCAGGAAACAACCAAAACCGGTTACAAGGTTACCGATATCCGCACTTCTGCAGAGACTATTTTCAGCCTTACCCACCCCCCGGCTGAATTCACGGGAGAAAAGGTTGGCAAGTACTCTATCTGCCAAAGCGGCCTTTCTTTTGCCGGCAAAGCCATACAGGAGGCTATCCAAACCGGTTGCACGGTTATATTCCTTGATGAAATAGGTCACTTGGAGATAGCCGGCAAAGGGCTGGCTGAACACGCCCGTCTAGCTTACCAAAAGGCACCTCATACCATATCTGTAGTCCGCAAGTCTCTGCTTTCAAAGTTTCTGGCAGCCTTTGCACCAGACAAGTCCAACAACATTTTTGTAATACAGGACACTCAGACTGACACAGATATACACACACATTATTTTGAAAATAGGGCTGACACAGTTGATATCAGCTGCATTATACTGGCAGGTGGTAAAAGCACCCGTTTGGGCAGCAATAAAGTAACCGCCACCTTAAACTCGCAAACTCTGCTTGAAAGGGCTATAGCCAACCTTGCCGGTTACGGAGATGAAATTTTGGTGGTTACTGCTTACAGCAAAACAGATGACAAAACCCGGCAGCTTGCCGGTATCAAAATAATACAGGATATCCTGCCGGATAAAGGGCCGCTAGCCGGTATTTATAGCGGTCTCATGGCGTCAAATTCCCCGCTAAATTTGGTAATAGCCTGTGACATGCCCTTTATTAACCGGCCACTCCTTGAATACATGAGAGCACAGGCTGAAGGTTACGAAGCTGTAGTACCCAGACTGGCGCAAAGACCCGAACCCCTCCATGCAATCTACTCCAAATCAGCCGGTGAAAAAGCCCTTGGGCTAATAAATGAGGGCAAATTTGCAGTAAGTGACCTGCTGGCTTGCCTGAAAACAAGATATATAGAAGAAGCTGAGATAAACCGCTTTGACCCTGAACACCGCAGCTTTTTCAATATAAACCGCCCGGAAGATCTGGAAAAAGCCAGAAATATAGCAGAAACCAAATCTATATAG